One window of Desulfobacca acetoxidans DSM 11109 genomic DNA carries:
- a CDS encoding DUF1385 domain-containing protein → MAGNQPPFPVGGQAVIEGVMMRAQDRLAIAVKRPDGSVVLKEDTLHTLAQRFPFLKWPFLRGPVILLEAIVYGIKALSFSAHASLDEEEEQLSSWQMFLTILFAFGMAIAFFGLLPHYLSGLAGWLWGAQLTVDNFSFHVVDGVLKIVFFLLYVWFISFLKDIRRVFEYHGAEHKSIFTFEAGEALTVENARKHQIWHPRCGTSFILVVLLISIVVFTVLFPLLPGLQVGGRFTTNLLQVGIKILLMFPIASISYEVIRLGGRYTDHPLCKVVLWPGLMTQRLTAKEPSDEQLEVALKALRAVVGQECKLSPPVL, encoded by the coding sequence ATGGCGGGTAATCAACCCCCGTTTCCGGTGGGTGGGCAGGCGGTGATCGAAGGGGTGATGATGCGGGCCCAAGATCGGTTGGCCATTGCCGTAAAACGGCCTGACGGCTCCGTCGTCCTGAAGGAAGATACCCTGCACACCCTGGCACAGCGGTTTCCTTTTCTCAAGTGGCCTTTCCTGCGCGGTCCGGTGATCCTCCTGGAGGCCATTGTTTACGGCATTAAGGCCCTGAGTTTTTCAGCTCATGCCTCTTTGGACGAAGAAGAGGAACAGCTGTCGTCCTGGCAGATGTTTCTGACCATCCTTTTTGCCTTTGGCATGGCTATCGCCTTTTTCGGGCTATTGCCTCATTATCTGAGCGGTTTGGCGGGGTGGCTCTGGGGAGCACAGTTGACAGTGGACAATTTCAGTTTCCATGTAGTTGACGGCGTTCTCAAGATCGTTTTTTTCCTCCTTTACGTCTGGTTTATTTCGTTCCTGAAAGACATTCGCCGGGTCTTTGAGTATCACGGAGCCGAACACAAATCCATTTTCACTTTTGAGGCCGGTGAGGCCCTGACAGTGGAAAATGCCAGGAAACATCAGATCTGGCATCCCCGTTGCGGTACTTCTTTTATCCTGGTGGTGCTGTTAATCAGTATTGTTGTCTTTACCGTGCTTTTCCCTCTGTTGCCCGGACTGCAGGTCGGTGGCAGGTTTACCACTAATCTCTTACAGGTGGGGATCAAGATCCTCCTCATGTTTCCGATTGCGTCGATTTCCTACGAAGTCATCCGCCTTGGAGGGCGTTATACCGACCATCCTCTCTGTAAGGTGGTCTTGTGGCCGGGATTGATGACGCAGCGCCTGACCGCCAAGGAGCCTTCCGATGAGCAGTTGGAGGTGGCGTTGAAGGCCCTGCGGGCTGTTGTCGGCCAGGAGTGCAAGCTTTCCCCGCCGGTTCTTTAG
- the prmC gene encoding peptide chain release factor N(5)-glutamine methyltransferase: MTSAPSTAWTILKVLRWSCSYLEARGVSEPRPSAEVLLAHCLGGSRLDLYLHYDQPLGENELSCYKKLLKRRLAHEPTQYITGRQEFWSLDFLVTPAVLIPRPETELLVEVAAAYLQGQRAEETSVRLIDVGTGSGVLAVVLAKEHPQAQVTALDQSWEALCLARQNARRHGVEERIRFIMGDLLAALRPEAQFDLIVSNAPYVPTAEWLRLPSDIKDYEPRLALDGGGDGLDVIRRLVQAAPGYLKAGGLLALEVGQGQSAAVEQLLAHGGAFTPAEIRRDFQYIPRVVSARRLN; this comes from the coding sequence ATGACCTCGGCCCCATCCACTGCCTGGACCATCCTCAAAGTTCTCCGCTGGAGCTGCAGCTATCTGGAGGCCAGGGGCGTCAGCGAACCCCGGCCCTCGGCCGAAGTCCTGCTGGCCCACTGCCTGGGCGGCAGCCGCCTTGACCTCTACCTCCACTACGATCAACCCCTGGGCGAGAACGAGCTGAGCTGCTATAAAAAGTTGCTGAAACGCCGGCTGGCGCATGAGCCGACCCAATATATTACCGGTCGGCAAGAGTTCTGGTCCCTGGACTTTCTGGTTACTCCGGCCGTGCTCATTCCCCGACCGGAGACCGAGTTGTTGGTGGAAGTGGCGGCGGCTTATTTGCAAGGGCAAAGAGCCGAAGAAACCTCTGTGCGGCTTATTGACGTCGGTACCGGCAGCGGCGTGCTGGCCGTGGTGCTGGCCAAAGAGCATCCGCAGGCGCAGGTGACGGCGTTGGACCAGTCGTGGGAAGCTCTCTGCCTGGCCCGGCAAAATGCCCGGCGGCATGGAGTGGAGGAGCGTATCCGGTTTATCATGGGCGACCTATTGGCAGCGCTCCGTCCCGAAGCTCAGTTTGACCTGATTGTTTCCAACGCTCCGTATGTTCCTACTGCGGAATGGTTGCGTCTACCTTCGGACATCAAAGATTATGAACCCCGTCTGGCCTTGGATGGCGGGGGGGATGGCCTGGACGTCATCCGTCGGCTGGTGCAGGCGGCGCCTGGCTATCTCAAAGCAGGGGGGCTGTTGGCGTTGGAAGTCGGCCAGGGTCAGTCGGCGGCGGTGGAACAGCTTTTGGCCCACGGCGGCGCTTTTACTCCGGCGGAAATCCGGCGTGATTTTCAGTATATCCCCCGAGTAGTGTCGGCTCGCCGCCTGAATTAA
- the rpmE gene encoding 50S ribosomal protein L31: MKKGIHPKYYQTTVRCACGFEFPTGSTQENIRVEICSKCHPFFTGKQKLIDSTGQVERFVKRYAKFNKNAEADAAQE; the protein is encoded by the coding sequence ATGAAGAAAGGCATTCATCCTAAATACTATCAGACCACGGTACGTTGTGCCTGCGGTTTTGAATTCCCTACCGGCTCCACGCAGGAAAATATCCGGGTGGAGATCTGTTCCAAGTGCCATCCGTTTTTTACCGGTAAGCAGAAACTGATCGACTCAACCGGCCAGGTGGAGCGGTTTGTCAAGCGGTATGCGAAGTTTAACAAGAATGCCGAGGCCGACGCGGCTCAGGAGTAA
- the prfA gene encoding peptide chain release factor 1, with protein MLIERLHAIENRYLELEARLSEPETIKNQELYQQYAREHAELSPLIQIFRQHQQVERECDNNQALLKTETDEEIKELAREEIQQLKERLEHLENELRFLLLPKDPNDAKNILLEIRAGTGGEEAALFAAELFRMYTRFAEQHGWKVEILSHNPTGIGGLKEIIALISGQQVYSLLKYESGVHRVQRVPTTESQGRIHTSAVTVAILPEAEDVDVQISPEELRIDVFRSSGPGGQSVNTTDSAVRITHLPTGMVVTCQDEKSQHKNKAKALKVLQARLLDIKQQEQHQKMAQDRKSQVGSGDRSERIRTYNFPQGRVTDHRLGLTLYRLEAFLEGGLDELLDALVSYYRTEALKQQAA; from the coding sequence ATGTTAATTGAACGGCTGCATGCCATTGAAAACAGATACCTGGAGTTGGAAGCGCGGTTGAGCGAACCGGAGACCATCAAGAACCAGGAGCTCTACCAGCAATATGCCCGGGAACATGCCGAACTGAGCCCGTTAATCCAGATTTTTCGGCAGCACCAGCAGGTGGAGAGAGAGTGCGACAATAATCAGGCGCTTCTCAAAACTGAAACAGATGAAGAGATAAAAGAGTTGGCCCGGGAAGAAATTCAGCAGTTAAAAGAGCGGCTCGAACATCTCGAAAATGAATTGCGTTTCCTCCTGCTGCCCAAAGATCCGAACGACGCCAAAAACATCCTCTTGGAAATCAGGGCTGGAACCGGCGGCGAGGAGGCAGCGCTGTTTGCCGCCGAGCTTTTCCGCATGTATACCCGCTTTGCCGAACAACACGGCTGGAAGGTTGAAATCCTGAGCCACAATCCCACCGGCATCGGGGGGCTGAAGGAGATCATTGCCCTGATCTCCGGTCAGCAGGTGTATAGTCTGCTCAAATACGAGAGCGGGGTGCATCGGGTGCAGCGGGTGCCGACTACGGAATCGCAGGGACGGATCCATACCTCGGCCGTGACCGTGGCCATCCTCCCGGAGGCCGAGGACGTGGATGTCCAGATCAGCCCGGAAGAGCTGCGAATCGACGTCTTCCGCTCCTCCGGCCCCGGCGGCCAGAGCGTGAACACCACTGATTCGGCGGTGCGCATCACCCATCTGCCTACGGGGATGGTGGTTACCTGTCAGGATGAAAAGTCCCAGCACAAGAACAAGGCCAAGGCCCTCAAGGTGCTGCAGGCCCGCTTGCTGGATATCAAGCAACAGGAACAACACCAGAAAATGGCCCAGGATCGCAAGAGCCAGGTGGGCAGCGGCGACCGCAGTGAACGCATCCGGACCTATAACTTCCCTCAGGGACGGGTCACCGACCACCGGCTGGGTCTCACCCTCTACCGTTTGGAGGCCTTTCTCGAAGGAGGACTCGATGAGCTGCTGGACGCCCTGGTTTCCTATTACCGCACCGAAGCCCTAAAACAACAGGCGGCATGA